The following are encoded in a window of Phycisphaerae bacterium genomic DNA:
- a CDS encoding NAD(P)/FAD-dependent oxidoreductase, with the protein MDPAHTANKPRIVVIGGGFGGAYCAQAMENNRLYQRADILLIDRNNYFIFYPLLVEAGTGSLEPRHALVSIRSFLHKIRFLMAEVTGVDFDRRIVFAQVPREPDPRQIPYDHLVLSPGSVTNLPPVPGLADRGFGMKSLPDALALRDHAIQMLEIADAALDPDRRKALLHLVVVGGNYTGVEVAGEFQVFLENASRYYRNVSPNDCRVTLIELTDRILAALDPDLSQYALAQLAKRNIDVLLNTTISHIHDGYVDLRDGRRLPTHTVVWCAGIAPPPLLRRLHLPTDQRGYILCDRELRVQGCDNVWAIGDAAVNLDAHGNAYPATAQHAVRQGDHLAHNLARALHGDHPTPCDITNRGAIAPLGCRTAVAKILGFKLAGFPAWFTWRTFYLLKMPGITRKVRIALDWTVDLLFRRDYVQMGLTHEKKK; encoded by the coding sequence ATGGACCCGGCACACACCGCAAACAAGCCGCGTATCGTCGTCATCGGCGGCGGATTCGGCGGTGCCTACTGCGCCCAAGCCATGGAAAACAACCGCCTTTACCAGCGGGCCGATATCCTCCTGATCGACCGAAACAACTACTTCATCTTCTACCCCCTCCTCGTCGAAGCCGGAACCGGATCCCTCGAACCCCGACACGCCCTCGTCTCCATCCGAAGCTTCCTCCACAAAATCCGTTTCCTCATGGCCGAAGTCACCGGCGTCGATTTCGACCGCCGGATCGTCTTCGCCCAGGTCCCGCGCGAGCCCGATCCGCGCCAAATCCCCTACGATCACCTGGTCCTCTCGCCCGGCTCCGTCACCAACCTCCCGCCCGTCCCCGGCCTGGCCGACCGCGGCTTCGGCATGAAGTCCCTCCCCGACGCCCTCGCCCTCCGAGACCACGCCATACAGATGCTCGAAATCGCCGACGCCGCCCTCGACCCCGACCGACGCAAAGCCCTCCTCCACCTCGTCGTCGTCGGCGGAAACTACACCGGCGTCGAAGTCGCCGGCGAATTCCAGGTCTTCCTCGAAAACGCCTCTCGCTACTACCGCAACGTCTCGCCCAACGACTGCCGAGTCACCCTCATCGAACTCACCGACCGAATCCTCGCCGCCCTCGACCCCGACCTCTCCCAATACGCCCTCGCCCAACTCGCCAAACGCAACATCGACGTCCTGCTCAACACCACGATCAGCCATATCCACGACGGCTACGTCGACCTGCGAGACGGCCGGCGACTCCCCACCCACACCGTCGTCTGGTGCGCCGGTATCGCCCCGCCTCCGCTCCTCCGACGCCTCCACCTGCCTACCGATCAGCGGGGCTACATCCTCTGCGACCGCGAACTCCGCGTCCAGGGCTGCGACAACGTCTGGGCCATCGGCGACGCAGCCGTCAATCTCGACGCCCATGGAAACGCCTATCCCGCCACCGCCCAACACGCCGTCCGACAGGGCGACCACCTCGCCCATAACCTCGCCCGCGCCCTCCACGGCGACCATCCTACCCCCTGCGACATCACAAACCGCGGCGCCATCGCCCCCCTCGGATGCCGCACTGCCGTCGCCAAAATCCTCGGCTTTAAACTCGCCGGATTCCCAGCCTGGTTCACCTGGCGAACCTTCTACCTCCTCAAAATGCCCGGAATCACCCGAAAGGTCCGCATCGCCCTCGACTGGACCGTCGACCTCCTCTTCCGCCGCGACTACGTCCAGATGGGCCTCACCCACGAAAAGAAAAAATAA
- a CDS encoding ABC transporter permease subunit, with protein MKIYAIAKVTFLQVIRQPIYGVLLLLCLGLMVLAPSLTMLTMDDDNKMLQDLCLSTILVAGVVLAAVAGSEAVSAEIEDQTILTIISKPVNRLELLVAKFLAVMAALALACTFMTVTFLMVLRHGVMWAAYLERDWPIIVFGLSAAVITLFVAAIGNYLFDWQFGPAALGIGLPLLSAAAVTAGFFDKSWKIQSFGQGYSIEVVSACFLLLLAIWVLAAVCIACSTRLPVVRTLLIAVVILCLGMVWDYLVLAHVQNAPSDLARAGWSALYALVPNFQIFWMLDALDLEKHISLTYILFAAGYAATYILAMLFLAYALFLDRQVGAAAKF; from the coding sequence ATGAAGATCTACGCCATAGCCAAAGTCACGTTCTTACAGGTCATACGTCAGCCGATTTACGGGGTTCTCCTTTTACTCTGCCTCGGTTTGATGGTCCTGGCCCCCTCCCTGACCATGCTCACCATGGACGACGACAACAAAATGCTCCAGGACCTCTGCCTCTCAACCATCCTCGTCGCCGGGGTCGTCCTCGCCGCCGTCGCCGGCTCCGAAGCCGTCTCAGCCGAAATCGAAGACCAGACCATCCTCACCATCATCTCAAAACCCGTCAATCGACTCGAACTCCTCGTCGCAAAGTTTCTCGCCGTCATGGCCGCACTTGCATTAGCCTGCACTTTTATGACTGTCACTTTCCTCATGGTCCTGCGACACGGCGTCATGTGGGCCGCCTACCTCGAACGCGACTGGCCCATCATCGTCTTCGGCCTCAGTGCAGCCGTCATCACCCTCTTCGTCGCCGCCATCGGAAATTACCTCTTCGACTGGCAATTCGGACCCGCCGCCTTGGGAATCGGACTCCCCCTCCTCTCCGCAGCCGCCGTCACCGCCGGATTCTTCGACAAATCCTGGAAAATCCAGTCCTTCGGTCAGGGCTATTCCATCGAAGTCGTCTCCGCCTGCTTCCTCCTCCTCCTGGCCATATGGGTCCTCGCTGCCGTCTGTATCGCCTGTTCCACCCGACTCCCCGTGGTCCGGACCCTCCTGATCGCCGTGGTCATCCTCTGCCTCGGTATGGTCTGGGACTACCTCGTCCTCGCCCACGTCCAGAACGCCCCTTCCGACCTCGCCCGCGCCGGATGGTCCGCCCTCTACGCCCTAGTCCCCAATTTCCAGATCTTCTGGATGCTCGACGCCCTCGACCTCGAAAAACACATCAGCCTCACTTACATCCTCTTCGCCGCCGGATACGCCGCTACTTACATTCTCGCAATGCTCTTCCTCGCCTACGCACTCTTCCTCGACCGCCAGGTCGGAGCCGCCGCCAAGTTCTAA
- a CDS encoding protease modulator HflC yields MESKRSLATIVLGIIVSAAFVLYMVVFTVSFSETAVVTTFGKVTRTYSDPDWHLKWPWPVEQVITFDNRLRVHESKLEQLYTQDEQSVTVMAFTSWRVPEGEEQVERYLKEIRTREKAEQILTTLVHDAIGAVVGRHRFESFVSMDPERMKFTDIEAELKEMIQGRALENYGIEVTAVGIERLELPEEATKKVFDHMKEERQRLAKRYRAEGEAEARRIKTRAEEQASKIRDRAQAEAIAIRGEGDAEAAKYYAIFASYPELHTFIKRLEALKQMLPKRTTLILEADQVPPFDLIGSQTLQWLLQNPAPATATQPAASDPLLSSK; encoded by the coding sequence ATGGAGTCGAAGCGAAGTCTGGCAACGATCGTGTTGGGAATCATCGTGTCGGCGGCGTTCGTGCTGTACATGGTGGTGTTCACGGTATCGTTTTCGGAGACGGCGGTGGTGACGACGTTCGGGAAGGTGACGCGGACGTACAGCGATCCGGACTGGCACCTGAAGTGGCCGTGGCCGGTGGAGCAGGTGATCACGTTCGACAACCGGCTTCGGGTTCACGAGAGCAAGCTGGAGCAGCTCTACACGCAGGACGAGCAGAGCGTGACGGTGATGGCGTTCACGTCGTGGCGGGTACCGGAGGGCGAGGAGCAGGTGGAGCGTTACCTGAAGGAGATTCGCACGCGGGAGAAGGCGGAGCAGATTTTGACGACGCTGGTGCACGACGCGATCGGGGCGGTGGTGGGTCGCCACCGGTTCGAGAGCTTTGTGAGCATGGACCCGGAGCGGATGAAGTTCACGGATATCGAAGCGGAGCTGAAGGAGATGATTCAGGGCCGCGCGCTGGAGAATTACGGGATCGAGGTGACGGCGGTGGGGATCGAGCGGCTTGAGTTGCCGGAGGAGGCGACCAAGAAGGTGTTCGATCACATGAAGGAGGAGCGTCAGCGTCTGGCCAAGCGGTATCGCGCGGAGGGGGAGGCGGAGGCCCGTCGGATCAAGACCCGTGCGGAGGAGCAGGCGAGCAAGATTCGGGACCGGGCGCAGGCGGAGGCGATCGCGATTCGGGGCGAGGGCGACGCGGAGGCGGCGAAGTACTACGCGATATTCGCTTCGTATCCGGAGCTGCACACGTTCATCAAGCGTCTTGAGGCGCTCAAGCAGATGCTGCCGAAGCGGACGACTTTGATTTTGGAGGCCGATCAGGTTCCGCCGTTTGACCTGATCGGGTCTCAGACGCTGCAGTGGTTGCTGCAGAATCCGGCGCCGGCGACGGCGACGCAGCCGGCGGCGTCGGATCCTCTGTTGTCGAGCAAGTAG